GAAGAGGCATGGAGACGACAACCATAAGGAGAGGAACATGCGATCGAAAATCCGTCGACGCGGCTGGCTGGCCATGCTCATGGCCGGAGTCGTCGCCGTCGTCCTAAGCCAGGCCTTCGACTTGAAGGCGCAAGAAACCCAGGCCACCGCGCCCGCCGCGGAGGCCCCGGCCGCCACCGGCACCGCCAAGGCCGAGCCCAGCCTCGACCAGCGCGTCGCCGACCTCGAGGCCTACATCAACAACACCGCGCGCGGCTCCGACGCCGCCGACAGCAAGGTGGCTTCGAAGGTGCCCGGCGCGGGTCCCGGGCACAACGCCTGGATGATGACCTCGGCGGCCCTGGTGCTGTTCATGACCCTGCCGGGTCTGGCGCTGTTCTACGGCGGCCTGGTCCGCAAGAAGAACGTCCTCTCGGTCTTGGCCCAGTGCATGGGCATCGCGGGGCTGGTGACGATCCTCTGGTGGGCGGTGGGCTACAGCTTGGTCTTCTCTCCGGGCGGGCCGCTCTTGGGCAACCTGGACTTCGCCTTCCTGAAGGGCGTCGATTCCAATCCCAACACGAATTACTCCTATTGGGTTTCCCAGAACATCTTCAGCATGTATCAGATGATGTTCGCGATCATCACCCCGGCGCTGATTATCGGTGCCATCGCCGAGCGCATGAAGTTCTCGGCGGTGCTGCTTTTCGTGGGCCTCTGGATGTTCGTCATCTACTTCCCGCTCGCCCACATGGTGTGGGGCATCGATGGCCTGATGAACGGCGTCTGGAATGCCAACGCCGCGATCAAGGCCATCGACTTCGCCGGCGGCACGGTCGTCCACATGTCCTCCGGTTGGTCGGCCCTGGTGCTCTGCATGATCCTGGGCAAGCGCATCGGCTTCGGCAAAGAGCACATGCCGCCGCACAGCATGGTGCTCTGCATGGTCGGCACCGGCATGCTGTGGGTCGGCTGGTACGGCTTCAACGCGGGCAGCGCGGTCTCGGCGGACGGCATCGCGACCAACGCCTTCATGACCACCACGGTGGCCGCGGCGGTCGGCAGCTTCGCCTGGGCCTTGGCCGAATACCTCGACCGCGGCAAGCCCAGCGTGCTCGGCTTCTGCTCGGGCGCGGTCGGCGGTCTGGTCGTCATCACGCCCGGAGCCGGCTTCGTCACGGTCGGCTCGGCGGTGATCATCGGCGTGCTCGCGGGTGTGATCCCCTATTTCGCGGTGACCCGCCTCAAGCACTGGCTGGGTTATGACGACGCCCTCGACACCTTCGGCGTCCATGCGGTAGGAGGGACCCTCGGCGCCTTGTTGACGGGCTTTTTCGCCACGGCCGACGTCAACGCCAATCTGCTCACCAACCTGAAAGACGTCCTGGCCAACGGGAGCCTTTGGGTCGAGCAGCTGAAGGCGATGGGACTGACCATCGTCATGTCCGTGGTCGGCACCCTCGTAATCGCCTACCTGATCAAGGCCACGCTCGGTCTGCGCGCCGAGCCCGAGGCCGAGATCCAGGGTCTGGACCTGGCCGAGCACGGCGAAGAAGGCTACATCTATTAATTTTTTGAATTAAAGGAAGGAATACCATGAAAAAAGTGGAAGCCATCATCAAGCCCTTCAAACTCGACGAGGTGAAGGAAGCCCTGCAGGACGTCGGCGTCCAAGGCCTGACCGTCTCCGAAGTGAAAGGCTTCGGGCGGCAGAAGGGCCACACCGAGCTCTATCGCGGCGCGGAGTACGTCGTCGACTTCCTCCCCAAGATCAAGCTGGAGGTCGTCGTCAACGACGCGGACGCGCCGAAGGTGGTCGAGACCATTCAAAACGCGGCCAAGACCGGGAGGATCGGCGACGGCAAAATCTTCGTCTCGGCCGTCGAGAACGTCATCCGCATCCGCACCGGCGAGACCGGGGCCAACGCCATCTAAGCCGGATTCC
This genomic window from Deltaproteobacteria bacterium PRO3 contains:
- a CDS encoding ammonium transporter, giving the protein MRSKIRRRGWLAMLMAGVVAVVLSQAFDLKAQETQATAPAAEAPAATGTAKAEPSLDQRVADLEAYINNTARGSDAADSKVASKVPGAGPGHNAWMMTSAALVLFMTLPGLALFYGGLVRKKNVLSVLAQCMGIAGLVTILWWAVGYSLVFSPGGPLLGNLDFAFLKGVDSNPNTNYSYWVSQNIFSMYQMMFAIITPALIIGAIAERMKFSAVLLFVGLWMFVIYFPLAHMVWGIDGLMNGVWNANAAIKAIDFAGGTVVHMSSGWSALVLCMILGKRIGFGKEHMPPHSMVLCMVGTGMLWVGWYGFNAGSAVSADGIATNAFMTTTVAAAVGSFAWALAEYLDRGKPSVLGFCSGAVGGLVVITPGAGFVTVGSAVIIGVLAGVIPYFAVTRLKHWLGYDDALDTFGVHAVGGTLGALLTGFFATADVNANLLTNLKDVLANGSLWVEQLKAMGLTIVMSVVGTLVIAYLIKATLGLRAEPEAEIQGLDLAEHGEEGYIY
- a CDS encoding P-II family nitrogen regulator — its product is MKKVEAIIKPFKLDEVKEALQDVGVQGLTVSEVKGFGRQKGHTELYRGAEYVVDFLPKIKLEVVVNDADAPKVVETIQNAAKTGRIGDGKIFVSAVENVIRIRTGETGANAI